A single genomic interval of Streptomyces sp. NBC_00663 harbors:
- a CDS encoding SCO2583/SCO2584 N-terminal domain-containing protein, translating into MGKPERDDEDREFDIRWAEAAELKEPSARARMLAARWKENPPEPQPFRADPDGGMRPRSGWASTALVFGIVAAVIVVLGYGGFRAPY; encoded by the coding sequence ATGGGAAAGCCCGAACGGGACGACGAGGACCGGGAGTTCGACATTCGCTGGGCCGAAGCGGCCGAGCTGAAGGAGCCCTCGGCCCGGGCCCGGATGCTCGCGGCCCGCTGGAAGGAGAACCCCCCGGAGCCCCAGCCGTTCCGCGCCGACCCGGACGGGGGGATGCGGCCACGGTCGGGCTGGGCGTCGACGGCGCTCGTGTTCGGGATCGTGGCGGCGGTGATCGTGGTGCTGGGGTACGGCGGATTCCGGGCGCCGTACTAG